A single Rhopalosiphum padi isolate XX-2018 chromosome 4, ASM2088224v1, whole genome shotgun sequence DNA region contains:
- the LOC132929644 gene encoding uncharacterized protein LOC132929644 has translation MTSERNIPHLRDIFGGVDDTDGLPGELRRLDVKGDDRNSLGGVSAGGTDSAISVGSASEEDLLPVKGSKKKRHKGGGSRQTKCAATFEDDVKHLERHLSMKKTIRKKIMRDLQQAFVEDPDEFKVEDIPPEQLKAELNSRSLSFGMPGKKKGKMKSESNFLDFLRGGNDSTMTGRRYNADESDSGHGSPTRELDDDEPSIRKPSFWRRFTTKGAKNKR, from the exons ATGACGAGCGAGCGGAACATACCACACTTGAGGGACATATTCGGCGGCGTCGATGACACCGATGGTCTGCCGGGCGAGTTGCGGCGGTTGGACGTGAAGGGCGACGACCGAAACTCGTTGGGTGGCGTTAGCGCGGGTGGCACCGATAGCGCCATATCGGTGGGTTCGGCCAGCGAGGAGGACTTGTTGCCGGTCAAGGGGTCCAAGAAAAAACGGCACAAGGGCGGCGGCAGTCGACAGACCAAGTGCGCGGCTACGTTCGAAGATGACGTGAAACACCTGGAACGGCACCTGTCGATGAAGAAAACCATTAGGAAGAAAATCATGCGAGACTTGCAACAGGCGTTCGTCGAGGACCCGGACGAGTTCAAGGTGGAAGACATACCGCCGGAGCAGCTGAAGGCAGAGCTCAACTCCAGAAGTCTGAGTTTCGGCATGCCCGGCAAGAAAAAAG GTAAAATGAAATCTGAATCGAATTTCCTGGACTTTTTACGTGGCGGCAACGACTCGACGATGACTGGCCGTCGTTACAACGCGGACGAAAGCGATTCTGGACACGGGTCACCGACCAGAGAATTGGACGATGACGAACCGTCGATACGGAAGCCAAGCTTTTGGAGACGTTTTACCACGAAGGGCGCGAAGAACAAGCGGTAG
- the LOC132929639 gene encoding ATP-binding cassette sub-family D member 3, protein MAPVLSKYVTQKNAIIGSAVAGVPLLLYVLKKYAFQNKKTVKRRAPENDIKYLIVDKSAETKNTNRAHVNARFIKQLFHILKIIIPGFTSPEFGFLLLVAASLVARSYSDIWMIQTGTVVETAIISMNTTLFKNQLLYFFAGMPIISLVNNVLKWSIGELKLRLRTRLSRHLYDDYLRGYTYYKINNLDNRISNPDQLLTADVDKFCDMFTDLYSNICKPFLDIIIYVYKLTSTLGFQTPSVMLGYLMVSGFILTYLRRPTGKMTVIEQKLEGEYRYINSRLITNSEEIAFYNGNNREKLTMLASFNKLTNHLRKFLEFRVYMGFVDNIIAKYIATVVGFYAVSIPFMNRNSSLANLSQNERFRNYYTMGRMLVKLAEAIGRLVLAGRDMTRLAGFTARVTEIMTVLNDLNKGHYVRTMLTDNNALKEKKLVPNSGRIITKDNVIKFDKVPLVTPNGDILVEELSFEVTSGMNVLVCGPNGCGKSSLFRILGELWPLFGGTLTKPPKGKLFYIPQKPYMTLGTLRDQVTYPHTKEEMQRRRKTDADIANHLERVQLSYLLQRDQGWDTVADWMDVLSGGEKQRIAMARLFYHQPQFAILDECTSAVSVDVEGSMYQYCRDVGISLFTVSHRKSLWKHHDYYLQMDGRGLFQFNKIDSDTEEFGS, encoded by the exons ATGGCTCCTGTTTTAAGTAAATACGTGACTCAAAAAAATGCAATCATCGGAAGTGCTGTTGCTGGAGTGCCTTTGTTACTTTATGTGTTAAAGAAATATGCTTTCCAAAACAAGAAAACGGTTAAAAG GAGAGCTCCAGAGAATGACATAAAATACCTCATAGTTGAT aaatcaGCAGAAACAAAGAACACAAATCGAGCACACGTCAATGCCCGCTTTATTAAACAActctttcatattttaaaaattattattcctgGCTTTACATCTCCAGAGTTCGGGTTTCTCTTACTTGTTGCTGCATCACTAGTAGCCAGATCTTATAGTGACATATGGATGATACAAACTGGAACGGTTGTTGAAACAGCAATTATAAGTATGAATACAACATTGTTTAAGAATCAACTATTATACTTTTTTGCTGGAATGCCTATT ATTTCTTTGGTCAATAATGTGTTGAAG tggAGTATTGGAGAATTGAAGCTTAGACTTAGAACTAGGTTGTCACGTCACTTATATGATGACTATTTAAG AGGATATACTTACTACAAGATAAATAATTTGGACAACCGTATATCAAATCCTGATCAATTATTAACAGCTGATGTCGATAAGTTCTGTGATATGTTCACTGATTTATATTCCAATATCTGTAAaccatttttagatattataatatatgtttacaaaTTAACATCTACATTAGGATTTCAA actcCTTCTGTAATGCTGGGTTATTTGATGGTATCTGGATTTATTCTAACTTATCTCCGTAGACCAACTGGTAAAATGACTGTAATAGAACAAAAATTAGAAGGTGAATACCGATATATTAACTCCAGATTAATCACTAATTCTGAAGAAATAGCCTTTTACAATGGTAACAACAGGGAAAAGCTTACTATGTTAGCTtcgtttaataaatta acaAATCACTTAAGAAAATTCCTTGAATTCAGAGTGTACATGGGTTTCGTAGATAATATTATCGCAAAAT atattgctACAGTTGTAGGATTTTATGCTGTTAGTATACCTTTTATGAATCGTAATTCATCTTTAGCCAACCTTTCACAAAATGAACGTTTTCGA AATTACTATACAATGGGTCGTATGTTGGTAAAATTAGCTGAAGCTATTGGTCGCTTAGTGTTGGCTGGCCGTGATATGACACGTTTAGCTGGATTTACTGCCAGAGTTACTGAGATCATGACTGTTTTAAATGATCTTAATAAAGGACATTATGTACGGACAATGCTGACTGATAATAATGCACTGAAAGAAAAGAAACTTGTGCCAAACTCTGGTCGTATTATAACTAAAGATAATGTCATTAAGTTTGATAAGGTGCCTCTTGTAACACCCAATGGTGATATACTAGTTGAGGAGTTATCATTTGAAGTTACATCAGGCATGAATGTGCTAGTATGTGGACCAAATGGTTGTGGAAAATCATCTTTATTCAGAATACTTGGTGAATTATGGCCTCTTTTCGGCGGAACCTTAACAAAACCTCCAAAGGGCAAACTTTTTTATATTCCACAAAAACCATATATGACATTAGGTACATTAAGGGATCAAGTCACTTATCCTCATACAAA GGAGGAAATGCAGCGTCGTAGAAAAACAGATGCAGACATTGCTAATCATTTAGAACGTGtacaattatcatatttattgcaAAGAGATCAAGGTTGGGATACTGTTGCTGATTGGATGGATGTATTGTCTGGCGGAGAAAAACAACGTATTGCCATGGCTAGATTGTTCTATCATCAACCGCAATTTGCAATATTAGATGAATGTACAAGTGCAGTTAGTGTTGATGTTGAAGGTTCCATGTATCAATATTGTCGTGATGTTGGTATTTCACTTTTCACAGTCAGCCATCGCAAATCTTTGTGGAAACATCACGAT TATTATTTACAAATGGATGGAAGAGGATTATTCCAATTCAACAAGATTGATTCAGACACAGAGGAATTTGGTTCATGA